The following proteins come from a genomic window of Triticum aestivum cultivar Chinese Spring chromosome 6A, IWGSC CS RefSeq v2.1, whole genome shotgun sequence:
- the LOC123129159 gene encoding disease resistance protein RGA5 isoform X1 produces the protein MAMEAALVSVATGVLKPVIGKLTVLLGNEYKRFKTVRKEIKSLTNELAAMEAFLLKMSEEEDPDLQDKVWMNEVRELSYDMEDAIDDFMQSIGDKDEKPDGFIEKIKNTLGNLGKMKARRRIGKEIQDLKKQIKEVGERNARYKGRETFSKTVNATVDPRALAIFEHASKLVGIDKPKAEIIKLLTEEDVRASEQQQQQQPKIVSIVGSGGMGKTTLANQVYQEIKGQFECWAFLSVSRSPDMMNILRTILSEVSGQGYSNTEAGSVPILISKINDFLLDKRYFVVVDDIWDVDTWDIIKCAFPATSSTSRIITTTRINNVAHSCCSSFNGCVYNIRALDMVHSRQLFYRRLFRSDEDCPSYLQEISEQILEKCHGLPLAIIAISGLLANTEKTEVLWNQVKDSIGRALERNPSVEGMMKILSLSYFDLPPYLKTCLLYLSMYLEDSTIEKEDLIRRWVAEGFIHREGRYTAYEFGEKCFNELLNRGLIQPGESDIYREVKSCRVHDTILDFVISKSIEENFVTILGVPTLTIRNQSKVVRRLCVQGVEKGNSAVLIEDLVFSHVRSLTMVRGLLEIPSLEEFRHLHVLDLMGCFEWEDHHLENIVRLFQLRYLNLQGTRISKLPEQIGRLGCLEILDLRRTHVRELPASVVNLRKLMHLLVEGLVKFPDGIAKMQALETLKDVNASIQPLDFLCGLGQLMNLRNLRIHLDFEVDPDTEGRNMVGEEHEKALVSSLCKLGTQNLGSLTIYGWGNLLHEESLCLPTLKDLTISDLPASWQVSTCMGSLRNLQRLCLSVEVLKQGDLCTLGALPSLLVLYLVGKTESNGKLRITGEVGFRFLKIFIYAGCCKPVDLMFGTGSMPKLEKLEFNYICLVEANSLGFGIENLPCLTSVKCITVWGDDGIVEAVKTAMERAASAHLNHPSLLFQRFRPCYSCDISL, from the exons ATGGCCATGGAGGCTGCACTCGTCAGCGTGGCCACGGGAGTCCTCAAACCGGTCATAGGGAAGCTGACCGTTCTGCTCGGCAATGAGTACAAGCGGTTCAAGACAGTTCGCAAGGAGATCAAGTCTCTCACTAATGAGCTTGCCGCCATGGAGGCTTTTCTCCTCAAGATGTCGGAGGAGGAGGATCCCGATTTGCAGGATAAAGTTTGGATGAATGAGGTGCGGGAACTGTCCTATGACATGGAGGACGCCATCGATGACTTCATGCAGAGCATCGGTGACAAAGACGAAAAGCCAGATGGCTTCATTGAGAAAATCAAGAACACACTAGGGAACTTGGGGAAGATGAAGGCTCGCCGTCGGATCGGTAAGGAGATCCAGGATCTGAAGAAACAAATCAAAGAGGTGGGTGAGAGGAATGCAAGGTACAAGGGTCGTGAGACCTTCTCCAAGACGGTCAATGCGACTGTTgatcctagagctcttgctatATTTGAGCATGCATCGAAGCTCGTTGGAATCGATAAGCCCAAGGCTGAGATAATCAAGCTGTTAACAGAAGAGGATGTTCGTGCTtcagagcaacaacaacaacaacaaccgaaGATAGTCTCTATTGTTGGATCTGGAGGTATGGGCAAAACAACTCTTGCAAACCAAGTGTATCAAGAGATCAAAGGGCAATTCGAGTGCTGGGCCTTCTTATCCGTGTCGCGAAGCCCGGACATGATGAATATTCTGAGGACTATTCTTAGTGAAGTTAGCGGTCAAGGTTATTCTAACACGGAAGCAGGGAGTGTACCAATACTCATTAGCAAGATCAATGACTTCCTACTAGATAAAAG GTACTTTGTTGTTGTTGACGATATATGGGATGTGGATACCTGGGATATTATTAAGTGTGCATTCCCTGCTACAAGTTCTACCAGTAGAATAATCACGACTACTCGTATAAACAATGTCGCTCATTCATGTTGCTCGTCATTCAATGGTTGTGTTTACAATATAAGGGCTCTTGATATGGTGCACTCAAGACAGTTATTTTACAGAAGGTTATTCAGGTCTGATGAAGATTGCCCTTCATACCTTCAAGAAATTTCTGAGCAGATATTGGAAAAATGCCATGGGTTACCTTTGGCGATCATTGCTATATCTGGTTTGTTGGCTAACACAGAAAAAACAGAAGTTCTATGGAATCAAGTGAAAGATTCAATTGGTCGTGCACTTGAAAGGAATCCTAGCGTCGAAGgaatgatgaagatattgtcacttAGTTATTTTGATCTGCCTCCTTATTTAAAAACTTGCCTCTTATACCTGAGCATGTATCTAGAAGATTCTACTATTGAGAAGGAGGACCTGATAAGAAGATGGGTTGCTGAAGGATTCATTCATAGAGAAGGAAGATACACGGCATACGAGTTTGGAGAAAAGTGTTTCAATGAACTACTCAATAGGGGTTTGATCCAACCTGGGGAGTCAGATATCTATCGCGAAGTGAAGAGTTGTCGAGTTCATGACACAATTCTTGATTTCGTCATATCCAAGTCTATAGAAGAGAACTTTGTTACTATACTTGGGGTTCCCACTCTGACAATTAGGAACCAAAGCAAAGTTGTTCGCCGACTCTGTGTACAAGGTGTCGAGAAAGGAAATTCAGCAGTATTGATAGAAGATCTCGTGTTTTCCCATGTCCGATCACTTACTATGGTTAGGGGTCTGTTGGAAATCCCTTCTTTGGAGGAGTTCAGACATCTACATGTTCTTGACTTGATGGGTTGCTTCGAATGGGAAGATCATCATCTTGAAAATATAGTGAGGTTGTTCCAGCTGAGGTACCTGAACCTCCAAGGTACAAGAATAAGCAAGCTCCCGGAACAAATCGGGCGTTTAGGGTGCTTAGAGATTCTTGACCTAAGACGCACTCATGTAAGGGAATTGCCTGCATCAGTTGTTAATCTCAGAAAATTGATGCATCTACTTGTTGAGGGTCTTGTTAAATTTCCTGATGGGATTGCAAAGATGCAAGCACTAGAGACGCTGAAAGATGTCAATGCCTCCATTCAGCCATTAGACTTCCTGTGCGGCCTTGGTCAACTAATGAATTTGCGGAATCTGCGGATTCACCTTGATTTTGAAGTTGATCCTGACACTGAGGGTAGAAATATGGTTGGGGAGGAGCACGAGAAAGCTCTTGTCTCCTCCCTGTGTAAGCTAGGCACCCAGAATCTCGGCTCCCTGACTATTTATGGATGGGGCAACCTCTTACATGAGGAATCTTTGTGCCTGCCTACCCTCAAGGACCTTACTATCAGTGATCTTCCGGCCTCCTGGCAGGTTTCGACATGTATGGGCTCCCTCAGAAATCTCCAACGGCTATGCCTTTCTGTTGAGGTGCTCAAGCAGGGCGACCTCTGCACCCTTGGGGCTTTACCCAGTCTGCTCGTTCTGTATCTGGTGGGAAAAACAGAGTCAAACGGAAAGCTCAGAATCACTGGTGAAGTTGGGTTCCGATTCTTGAAGATTTTTATTTATGCTGGATGTTGTAAACCAGTAGATCTGATGTTTGGGACAGGGTCCATGCCAAAGCTGGAAAAACTCGAGTTTAATTATATTTGCTTAGTTGAAGCTAACTCTCTGGGCTTTGGAATTGAGAACCTCCCTTGCCTCACTAGTGTCAAATGCATTACGGTTTGGGGTGATGATGGCATTGTTGAAGCCGTGAAGACTGCCATGGAGAGAGCAGCCAGCGCACATCTTAACCACCCTAGTCTACTCTTTCAGAGATTTCGCCCCTGTTATTCTTG TGATATATCTTTGTGA
- the LOC123129159 gene encoding disease resistance protein RGA5 isoform X3 — MAMEAALVSVATGVLKPVIGKLTVLLGNEYKRFKTVRKEIKSLTNELAAMEAFLLKMSEEEDPDLQDKVWMNEVRELSYDMEDAIDDFMQSIGDKDEKPDGFIEKIKNTLGNLGKMKARRRIGKEIQDLKKQIKEVGERNARYKGRETFSKTVNATVDPRALAIFEHASKLVGIDKPKAEIIKLLTEEDVRASEQQQQQQPKIVSIVGSGGMGKTTLANQVYQEIKGQFECWAFLSVSRSPDMMNILRTILSEVSGQGYSNTEAGSVPILISKINDFLLDKRYFVVVDDIWDVDTWDIIKCAFPATSSTSRIITTTRINNVAHSCCSSFNGCVYNIRALDMVHSRQLFYRRLFRSDEDCPSYLQEISEQILEKCHGLPLAIIAISGLLANTEKTEVLWNQVKDSIGRALERNPSVEGMMKILSLSYFDLPPYLKTCLLYLSMYLEDSTIEKEDLIRRWVAEGFIHREGRYTAYEFGEKCFNELLNRGLIQPGESDIYREVKSCRVHDTILDFVISKSIEENFVTILGVPTLTIRNQSKVVRRLCVQGVEKGNSAVLIEDLVFSHVRSLTMVRGLLEIPSLEEFRHLHVLDLMGCFEWEDHHLENIVRLFQLRYLNLQGTRISKLPEQIGRLGCLEILDLRRTHVRELPASVVNLRKLMHLLVEGLVKFPDGIAKMQALETLKDVNASIQPLDFLCGLGQLMNLRNLRIHLDFEVDPDTEGRNMVGEEHEKALVSSLCKLGTQNLGSLTIYGWGNLLHEESLCLPTLKDLTISDLPASWQVSTCMGSLRNLQRLCLSVEVLKQGDLCTLGALPSLLVLYLVGKTESNGKLRITGEVGFRFLKIFIYAGCCKPVDLMFGTGSMPKLEKLEFNYICLVEANSLGFGIENLPCLTSVKCITVWGDDGIVEAVKTAMERAASAHLNHPSLLFQRFRPCYS; from the exons ATGGCCATGGAGGCTGCACTCGTCAGCGTGGCCACGGGAGTCCTCAAACCGGTCATAGGGAAGCTGACCGTTCTGCTCGGCAATGAGTACAAGCGGTTCAAGACAGTTCGCAAGGAGATCAAGTCTCTCACTAATGAGCTTGCCGCCATGGAGGCTTTTCTCCTCAAGATGTCGGAGGAGGAGGATCCCGATTTGCAGGATAAAGTTTGGATGAATGAGGTGCGGGAACTGTCCTATGACATGGAGGACGCCATCGATGACTTCATGCAGAGCATCGGTGACAAAGACGAAAAGCCAGATGGCTTCATTGAGAAAATCAAGAACACACTAGGGAACTTGGGGAAGATGAAGGCTCGCCGTCGGATCGGTAAGGAGATCCAGGATCTGAAGAAACAAATCAAAGAGGTGGGTGAGAGGAATGCAAGGTACAAGGGTCGTGAGACCTTCTCCAAGACGGTCAATGCGACTGTTgatcctagagctcttgctatATTTGAGCATGCATCGAAGCTCGTTGGAATCGATAAGCCCAAGGCTGAGATAATCAAGCTGTTAACAGAAGAGGATGTTCGTGCTtcagagcaacaacaacaacaacaaccgaaGATAGTCTCTATTGTTGGATCTGGAGGTATGGGCAAAACAACTCTTGCAAACCAAGTGTATCAAGAGATCAAAGGGCAATTCGAGTGCTGGGCCTTCTTATCCGTGTCGCGAAGCCCGGACATGATGAATATTCTGAGGACTATTCTTAGTGAAGTTAGCGGTCAAGGTTATTCTAACACGGAAGCAGGGAGTGTACCAATACTCATTAGCAAGATCAATGACTTCCTACTAGATAAAAG GTACTTTGTTGTTGTTGACGATATATGGGATGTGGATACCTGGGATATTATTAAGTGTGCATTCCCTGCTACAAGTTCTACCAGTAGAATAATCACGACTACTCGTATAAACAATGTCGCTCATTCATGTTGCTCGTCATTCAATGGTTGTGTTTACAATATAAGGGCTCTTGATATGGTGCACTCAAGACAGTTATTTTACAGAAGGTTATTCAGGTCTGATGAAGATTGCCCTTCATACCTTCAAGAAATTTCTGAGCAGATATTGGAAAAATGCCATGGGTTACCTTTGGCGATCATTGCTATATCTGGTTTGTTGGCTAACACAGAAAAAACAGAAGTTCTATGGAATCAAGTGAAAGATTCAATTGGTCGTGCACTTGAAAGGAATCCTAGCGTCGAAGgaatgatgaagatattgtcacttAGTTATTTTGATCTGCCTCCTTATTTAAAAACTTGCCTCTTATACCTGAGCATGTATCTAGAAGATTCTACTATTGAGAAGGAGGACCTGATAAGAAGATGGGTTGCTGAAGGATTCATTCATAGAGAAGGAAGATACACGGCATACGAGTTTGGAGAAAAGTGTTTCAATGAACTACTCAATAGGGGTTTGATCCAACCTGGGGAGTCAGATATCTATCGCGAAGTGAAGAGTTGTCGAGTTCATGACACAATTCTTGATTTCGTCATATCCAAGTCTATAGAAGAGAACTTTGTTACTATACTTGGGGTTCCCACTCTGACAATTAGGAACCAAAGCAAAGTTGTTCGCCGACTCTGTGTACAAGGTGTCGAGAAAGGAAATTCAGCAGTATTGATAGAAGATCTCGTGTTTTCCCATGTCCGATCACTTACTATGGTTAGGGGTCTGTTGGAAATCCCTTCTTTGGAGGAGTTCAGACATCTACATGTTCTTGACTTGATGGGTTGCTTCGAATGGGAAGATCATCATCTTGAAAATATAGTGAGGTTGTTCCAGCTGAGGTACCTGAACCTCCAAGGTACAAGAATAAGCAAGCTCCCGGAACAAATCGGGCGTTTAGGGTGCTTAGAGATTCTTGACCTAAGACGCACTCATGTAAGGGAATTGCCTGCATCAGTTGTTAATCTCAGAAAATTGATGCATCTACTTGTTGAGGGTCTTGTTAAATTTCCTGATGGGATTGCAAAGATGCAAGCACTAGAGACGCTGAAAGATGTCAATGCCTCCATTCAGCCATTAGACTTCCTGTGCGGCCTTGGTCAACTAATGAATTTGCGGAATCTGCGGATTCACCTTGATTTTGAAGTTGATCCTGACACTGAGGGTAGAAATATGGTTGGGGAGGAGCACGAGAAAGCTCTTGTCTCCTCCCTGTGTAAGCTAGGCACCCAGAATCTCGGCTCCCTGACTATTTATGGATGGGGCAACCTCTTACATGAGGAATCTTTGTGCCTGCCTACCCTCAAGGACCTTACTATCAGTGATCTTCCGGCCTCCTGGCAGGTTTCGACATGTATGGGCTCCCTCAGAAATCTCCAACGGCTATGCCTTTCTGTTGAGGTGCTCAAGCAGGGCGACCTCTGCACCCTTGGGGCTTTACCCAGTCTGCTCGTTCTGTATCTGGTGGGAAAAACAGAGTCAAACGGAAAGCTCAGAATCACTGGTGAAGTTGGGTTCCGATTCTTGAAGATTTTTATTTATGCTGGATGTTGTAAACCAGTAGATCTGATGTTTGGGACAGGGTCCATGCCAAAGCTGGAAAAACTCGAGTTTAATTATATTTGCTTAGTTGAAGCTAACTCTCTGGGCTTTGGAATTGAGAACCTCCCTTGCCTCACTAGTGTCAAATGCATTACGGTTTGGGGTGATGATGGCATTGTTGAAGCCGTGAAGACTGCCATGGAGAGAGCAGCCAGCGCACATCTTAACCACCCTAGTCTACTCTTTCAGAGATTTCGCCCCTGTTATTCTTG A
- the LOC123129159 gene encoding disease resistance protein RGA5 isoform X2 — protein MAMEAALVSVATGVLKPVIGKLTVLLGNEYKRFKTVRKEIKSLTNELAAMEAFLLKMSEEEDPDLQDKVWMNEVRELSYDMEDAIDDFMQSIGDKDEKPDGFIEKIKNTLGNLGKMKARRRIGKEIQDLKKQIKEVGERNARYKGRETFSKTVNATVDPRALAIFEHASKLVGIDKPKAEIIKLLTEEDVRASEQQQQQQPKIVSIVGSGGMGKTTLANQVYQEIKGQFECWAFLSVSRSPDMMNILRTILSEVSGQGYSNTEAGSVPILISKINDFLLDKRYFVVVDDIWDVDTWDIIKCAFPATSSTSRIITTTRINNVAHSCCSSFNGCVYNIRALDMVHSRQLFYRRLFRSDEDCPSYLQEISEQILEKCHGLPLAIIAISGLLANTEKTEVLWNQVKDSIGRALERNPSVEGMMKILSLSYFDLPPYLKTCLLYLSMYLEDSTIEKEDLIRRWVAEGFIHREGRYTAYEFGEKCFNELLNRGLIQPGESDIYREVKSCRVHDTILDFVISKSIEENFVTILGVPTLTIRNQSKVVRRLCVQGVEKGNSAVLIEDLVFSHVRSLTMVRGLLEIPSLEEFRHLHVLDLMGCFEWEDHHLENIVRLFQLRYLNLQGTRISKLPEQIGRLGCLEILDLRRTHVRELPASVVNLRKLMHLLVEGLVKFPDGIAKMQALETLKDVNASIQPLDFLCGLGQLMNLRNLRIHLDFEVDPDTEGRNMVGEEHEKALVSSLCKLGTQNLGSLTIYGWGNLLHEESLCLPTLKDLTISDLPASWQVSTCMGSLRNLQRLCLSVEVLKQGDLCTLGALPSLLVLYLVGKTESNGKLRITGEVGFRFLKIFIYAGCCKPVDLMFGTGSMPKLEKLEFNYICLVEANSLGFGIENLPCLTSVKCITVWGDDGIVEAVKTAMERAASAHLNHPSLLFQRFRPCYSW, from the exons ATGGCCATGGAGGCTGCACTCGTCAGCGTGGCCACGGGAGTCCTCAAACCGGTCATAGGGAAGCTGACCGTTCTGCTCGGCAATGAGTACAAGCGGTTCAAGACAGTTCGCAAGGAGATCAAGTCTCTCACTAATGAGCTTGCCGCCATGGAGGCTTTTCTCCTCAAGATGTCGGAGGAGGAGGATCCCGATTTGCAGGATAAAGTTTGGATGAATGAGGTGCGGGAACTGTCCTATGACATGGAGGACGCCATCGATGACTTCATGCAGAGCATCGGTGACAAAGACGAAAAGCCAGATGGCTTCATTGAGAAAATCAAGAACACACTAGGGAACTTGGGGAAGATGAAGGCTCGCCGTCGGATCGGTAAGGAGATCCAGGATCTGAAGAAACAAATCAAAGAGGTGGGTGAGAGGAATGCAAGGTACAAGGGTCGTGAGACCTTCTCCAAGACGGTCAATGCGACTGTTgatcctagagctcttgctatATTTGAGCATGCATCGAAGCTCGTTGGAATCGATAAGCCCAAGGCTGAGATAATCAAGCTGTTAACAGAAGAGGATGTTCGTGCTtcagagcaacaacaacaacaacaaccgaaGATAGTCTCTATTGTTGGATCTGGAGGTATGGGCAAAACAACTCTTGCAAACCAAGTGTATCAAGAGATCAAAGGGCAATTCGAGTGCTGGGCCTTCTTATCCGTGTCGCGAAGCCCGGACATGATGAATATTCTGAGGACTATTCTTAGTGAAGTTAGCGGTCAAGGTTATTCTAACACGGAAGCAGGGAGTGTACCAATACTCATTAGCAAGATCAATGACTTCCTACTAGATAAAAG GTACTTTGTTGTTGTTGACGATATATGGGATGTGGATACCTGGGATATTATTAAGTGTGCATTCCCTGCTACAAGTTCTACCAGTAGAATAATCACGACTACTCGTATAAACAATGTCGCTCATTCATGTTGCTCGTCATTCAATGGTTGTGTTTACAATATAAGGGCTCTTGATATGGTGCACTCAAGACAGTTATTTTACAGAAGGTTATTCAGGTCTGATGAAGATTGCCCTTCATACCTTCAAGAAATTTCTGAGCAGATATTGGAAAAATGCCATGGGTTACCTTTGGCGATCATTGCTATATCTGGTTTGTTGGCTAACACAGAAAAAACAGAAGTTCTATGGAATCAAGTGAAAGATTCAATTGGTCGTGCACTTGAAAGGAATCCTAGCGTCGAAGgaatgatgaagatattgtcacttAGTTATTTTGATCTGCCTCCTTATTTAAAAACTTGCCTCTTATACCTGAGCATGTATCTAGAAGATTCTACTATTGAGAAGGAGGACCTGATAAGAAGATGGGTTGCTGAAGGATTCATTCATAGAGAAGGAAGATACACGGCATACGAGTTTGGAGAAAAGTGTTTCAATGAACTACTCAATAGGGGTTTGATCCAACCTGGGGAGTCAGATATCTATCGCGAAGTGAAGAGTTGTCGAGTTCATGACACAATTCTTGATTTCGTCATATCCAAGTCTATAGAAGAGAACTTTGTTACTATACTTGGGGTTCCCACTCTGACAATTAGGAACCAAAGCAAAGTTGTTCGCCGACTCTGTGTACAAGGTGTCGAGAAAGGAAATTCAGCAGTATTGATAGAAGATCTCGTGTTTTCCCATGTCCGATCACTTACTATGGTTAGGGGTCTGTTGGAAATCCCTTCTTTGGAGGAGTTCAGACATCTACATGTTCTTGACTTGATGGGTTGCTTCGAATGGGAAGATCATCATCTTGAAAATATAGTGAGGTTGTTCCAGCTGAGGTACCTGAACCTCCAAGGTACAAGAATAAGCAAGCTCCCGGAACAAATCGGGCGTTTAGGGTGCTTAGAGATTCTTGACCTAAGACGCACTCATGTAAGGGAATTGCCTGCATCAGTTGTTAATCTCAGAAAATTGATGCATCTACTTGTTGAGGGTCTTGTTAAATTTCCTGATGGGATTGCAAAGATGCAAGCACTAGAGACGCTGAAAGATGTCAATGCCTCCATTCAGCCATTAGACTTCCTGTGCGGCCTTGGTCAACTAATGAATTTGCGGAATCTGCGGATTCACCTTGATTTTGAAGTTGATCCTGACACTGAGGGTAGAAATATGGTTGGGGAGGAGCACGAGAAAGCTCTTGTCTCCTCCCTGTGTAAGCTAGGCACCCAGAATCTCGGCTCCCTGACTATTTATGGATGGGGCAACCTCTTACATGAGGAATCTTTGTGCCTGCCTACCCTCAAGGACCTTACTATCAGTGATCTTCCGGCCTCCTGGCAGGTTTCGACATGTATGGGCTCCCTCAGAAATCTCCAACGGCTATGCCTTTCTGTTGAGGTGCTCAAGCAGGGCGACCTCTGCACCCTTGGGGCTTTACCCAGTCTGCTCGTTCTGTATCTGGTGGGAAAAACAGAGTCAAACGGAAAGCTCAGAATCACTGGTGAAGTTGGGTTCCGATTCTTGAAGATTTTTATTTATGCTGGATGTTGTAAACCAGTAGATCTGATGTTTGGGACAGGGTCCATGCCAAAGCTGGAAAAACTCGAGTTTAATTATATTTGCTTAGTTGAAGCTAACTCTCTGGGCTTTGGAATTGAGAACCTCCCTTGCCTCACTAGTGTCAAATGCATTACGGTTTGGGGTGATGATGGCATTGTTGAAGCCGTGAAGACTGCCATGGAGAGAGCAGCCAGCGCACATCTTAACCACCCTAGTCTACTCTTTCAGAGATTTCGCCCCTGTTATTCTTGGTGA